The DNA region TCTCCGCGACCTTGGCCCGCAGGCCGGCGAGCAGGCGGTCATGGTCACCGATGCGCAGGTCGGCGCCGGGCATCAGGCTGCGCATCTCCTCCAGGCTGAAGCCCGCCTGTTGGCCGCAGCCGATGATTTCCAGCACGTGCAGGGTCTCTTCCGGGTAGTCGCGGTAGCCATTGCCCAGGCGCTGGGCGCGGATCAGCCCGCTGGCCTCGTAGAAGCGGATGCGCGAGGCGGCGAGGCCGCTGCGCTTGGCGAGTTTGCCGATTTTCATTTTCCGGGGGCTCCCCTATTGACCTTGAAGTTGACTTTAACCTTAGCCTTTGCGACGACACAGCCCCCGCCGCGCGCCGCTCAAACCCGAGCCGACGACCGGCCCCCACCCGGAGAGCCCCATGTCGCCCTTCCAGCCCCTGAAATTGCCCAATGGCGCCGTCATCCCCAACCGCATCGCCAAGGCGGCGATGGAGGAAAACCTCGCCCACCCGGACCAGACCCCATCCGACGAGCTGCTGCGTCTCTACCACGCCTGGGCGGAGGGCGGCGCCGGCCTGCTGCTGACCGGCAACGTGATGGTGGACGCCCGCGCCATGACCGGCCCCGGCGGCGTGGTGCTGGAGGAAGGCCAGAAGCTGGAGCGCTTCCGCGAATGGGCGCGCATCGGCCGTGCCCAGGGCGCGCAGTTCTGGATGCAGATCAACCACCCCGGCCGGCAGATGCAGGCCAACCTCGGCCAGCCCACGGTCGCCCCCTCCGCCGTGGCGCTGGAGATGGGCGGCCTGTCGAAGATGTTCCCGGTGCCCAAGCCGCTGGACGAGGCGGAGATCGCCGCGCTGATCCAGCGCTTCGCCCGCACCGCGGTGCTCGCCGAGCAGGCTGGCTTCACCGGCGTGCAGGTCCACGCCGCCCACGGTTACCTGCTGAGCCAGGGCCAGAGCGGCAGGCCGTCACCATGGCCCAGGTAGCACAGCGCGGTGGCGGCGCCCGGCCAGGCGGCCTGGCGGACTCGGCTGGCGAGCAGGCGCGAACCGAGGCGCGACCCTTCCAGCACGTAGGCGAGGCCCCAGAGCGTGCCGGCGTCGGCCGTCAGCACCACGGCGGCGGTTTCCGGGATGGGCAGGTGCAAGGCTTGCAGGTCGCGGCATAGCGCTTCGCGGCGGCGGCGTTGCGGCCAGTCGTCCAGCAGCCGCTCGATGCCCGCCGCCTCCATGGCCGGTTCCAGCGCCAGGAGGGCGCGGGCGTGGGCCTGGAGGAAATCGCCATAGCCGCTGCGGCTTTCCAGGCAGAAGGCCGAATAGGCGCAATCGACCCGCGCGTGCCAAGGGGCGCCCGCGTCCCGCAGGAACTGGCGAAGGCTCATGCGACGTGACGCTTCAGGGCGGCGCTGAGCTTGGTGGCCAGCTCGTCGTCACGGAAGGGCTTCTGCACGATCACGCTGTCGCTCACGTCCAGGTCGTCCAGCTCGGCGTAGCCGGTGATGTACAGCACCGGCAGCGCCGGGTAGCGCTGCCGGGCCAGGCGTGCGAGCTCGGCGCCATTGAGGCTGGGCATGGCGAAGTCGGTGAGCAGCAGGTCGACGCCCTCATCGAGCAGTTCCAGCGCACGGGCACCGCTTTGCGCCTCGCGCACCCGGTAGCCCAGCGCATCGAGCAGGGAGGCGGTCACCTCGCGCACATTGTCGTCGTCGTCCACCAGCAGGATGGTGCGCCGCGGCCCCTCCAGCGGCGGCTCGGCGGGCAGGTGCAGCTCGGCCGGCGCCTCGCCGGCATCGGTCTGGATGCACGGCAGGAAGACCTTGACCGTGGTGCCCTGCCCTTCGCAGGTCTCGATGCTGACGCCGCCGCCGGACTGCTTGGCGAAGCCGAACACCTGGGCCAGGCCGAGCCCGGACCCCTTGCCCACCTCCTTGGTGGTGAAGAACGGCTCGAAGGCCTTGGCCACCACCTCGTCGCTCATGCCGCTGCCCGTATCGGTGATCGCCAGCACCACGTAGGGGCCGGGCTCCGGGTCTTCGGGGCGCTGCGGCGCCTGGCTGACGACCTGGTTGGAGGTGCTCAGGCGCAGGGTGCCGCCGGCGGGCATCGCATCGCGTGCGTTGATCGCCAGGTTGAGGATGATCATCTCGGTCTGGGTCGGGTCGACCAGCGCGCGCCACAGGTCGGGCGCGGTATCGGTGTCGATCCAGATGGAGCCGCCGAGGGTGCGCTGGAGCATGTCGAGCAGGCCGCGCACCGTGTCGTTGAGGTTCACCTCCACCGGTTCCAGGCGCTGGCGCCGGGCGAAGGCGAGCAACTGGCCGGTGAGCTTGGCACCCCGCTCGCCGGCTTCCTTGATGTTCTGCAGCCGCCCCTGGGAACGCTCGAAGTTGCCGCGCGCCAGGTCGCGCTCGAGGAAGGTGGTGCTGGCCAGGATCACCGTCAGCAGGTTGTTGAAGTCATGGGCCACGCCGGCGGTGAGCTGGCCGACCGCTTCCAGGCGCTGCAGCTGCTGCAGCGCCGCCTCGACGCGCTCGCGCTCGCGGATCTGCTCGCGCAGCTGGGCGTTGGCGCTGGCCAGCTCGTCCATCACCGCGCGCTCGCTGGTGATGTCGCGCACGGCGGCGTACATCAGCCCTTCGTCGGGAACGATGGTCCAGGACAGCCAGCGGTACTCCCCGTCCTTGTGGCGCATGCGGTTGACGAAGCGCGTGGAGACGTTGCCGCTGGCAATGTTCTCGGCCTCGCACAGGGTGGCGTCGATGTCGTCCGGGTGGATCAGTTGCCAGAGCTGCACGCGGGTCAGCTGCTGGCGGGTGAGCCCGAGGGTTTCCTCCCAGGCCGGGTTGAGGGCGATGGGCGTCATGTCGAAGCGCAGCACCGCCAGCAGCTCGCGGGACAGCTCCCAGGTGCGGTCGCGCTCGCGGGTGCGCCGCTCGACACGCTCGCCGAGCATCTCGTTGAGGCGTTGCAGGGCTTCGGTGGCGTACTTCTGCTCGCTGATGTCCTGCAGCACGCCGATGAAGCGTACGCAGCGGCCCTCCTCGAAGAAGGCGCGGCCGCTGGTCTGCACCCAGCGCTCGCGGCCGCCGGGCAGCTGCAGGCGGTATTCGGCCTGGTAATCGTTGCCGCTGTCGTTGGACAGCGCCTCGTTCATCCGGCGCTCCAGCAGCGGCCGGTCCTTCGGGTGGCAGCGATCGAGGAAGGTGCGCAGGCTGATCTCGGCATCTTGCGGCAGCTCGTAGAGCGCCTTGCAGCGCTCGTCCCAGATCACCCGGTCATCCTCGGGCTGGTAGTCCCACATGCCCATGCGTGCCGAGTCGATGGCCAGGCGCGCGCGCACCTCGACCTCCATCAGCGCCTCTTCGGCCATGAGCCGGCGCTTGCGCTCGTGCACCTCGGCGAGCGCGCGGGTCACCGCCTTGGGCAGCAGGCTGAGGTTCTGCTTGAGCACATAGTCGATGGCGCCCTGGCGCATCATCTCCACCGCGTGCTCTTCGCCGAAGACGCCGGAGAGGAAGATGAAAGGCGTTTTCGGGGCCAGGCGCCGCGCCACTTCCAGGGCCTGGGCACCCGAGGAACCGGGGAGGATGAAGTCGCAGAGGATCAGGTCGTACTGGGTGCGCAACAGCGCTTCCTCGACGCCCCGATGGTTGTAGACCAGGGTGGACTCCACCAGCAGGCCGCTACGTTCCAGGGTCAGCAGGGCCAACTCGGCGTCGCGCGAACTGTCTTCGACTAACAGCAGGTTCAAAGGCTTTTGCGGCATGGACAGTCGTCGTCATTCCCTGTTGCCCGGCGATGGCGGCCGGGGCGTGGCTATGGTCGCGGCTCAGGAGCCCGGGCGGCGCTGGAGGCGCAGCGAGCCGGGCGGCGGTTCGTTGAGCACGGCCCAGAAGATGCCCAGGTCGGAAATCGCCGCGACGAATTCCTTGAATTCGACCGGCTTCACCACATAGGCGTTCACTCCCAGCTCGTAGGCGCGCTGCAGGTCGGGCTCCTCCCGCGAGGAGGTGAGCATGACGATGGGGATACTGCGCAGCTCGGGGGTGTCGCGCACGGCCTTGAGCACTTCCAGGCCGTCGATCTTCGGCAGCTTGAGGTCCAGCAGCATCACCGCCGGGTTGCCGTCGGCGCGCTGGGCGTGGTCGTTACGGCGGAACAGGTAATCCAGCGCCTCGGCGCCGTCGCGCAGGACGATCACGTCGTTGGCCAGCTGGCTGCGCTCCAGGGCCACGAGGGTCAGCTCAAGGTCGCGCGGGTTGTCTTCGATCAGCAGGATGGGTTTGAGCATCATCGATCCTCATGCGTTCCTTGACGGTATTTCCTGCCCACGCAGGGGCAGCGAGAAAAAGAAAGTGGCGCCTTCGTCGACCCGGCCTTCCGCCCACACGCGGCCATCGTGGCGCTCGATGATGCGGCGCACGCTGGCCAGGCCGATGCCGGTGCCTTCGAATTCCTCCATGCGGTGCAGGCGCTGGAACACGCCGAACAACTTGCCGGCGTAGTCCATGTCGAAGCCCACGCCGTTGTCGCTCACGGCGACAATCACCTCGTCGCCCTCGAACCGCGCGCTCACCTCGATGATCGCGGGGTTGCGGTCGCGGCTGTACTTGACGGCGTTGGACAGCAGGTTGCGCATCGCCAGGTGGAGGAATGCGGCGTCGGCGATTATCACCGGCAGCCCGTCCGTGCGCCATTCGATTCGGCGCCCTTCCACGTCCGGCGCCATCTCGTTGCGGATGGCTTCCACCAGCGCCTGCAGGTCGACATCGGAGAAGCGCAGCGCCGCGCGGCCCATCTGCGAGAAGCTCAGCAGGTTGTCCACCAGGGTGCCGGCGAAACGCGCCGACTCGCCAATGTGGTCGAGAAAACGCAGGCCACGCTCCGACAGCCGCCCGCCTTCGAACTCCCCCAGCAGCTCGGCATAGCCGGCGATGTGCCGCAGCGGGGCGCGCAGGTCGTGGGAGACGCTGTAGGAGAAGGCTTCCAGCTCCTTGTTGGACTTTTTCAGCTCGCCCGCCAGCTGGGCCATCTCCTCGGCCTTGCGCAGGACGATGCCGAGCACCGCCGAACGCAGTTCGGTCACACCCTCGATTTCCAGCGGGTCCCAGGGCGCGCAGAAGCCGCGAACCGTCTCCTGCCAGCGCTCGAAGCTGTGGCGCGGGTTGAGCGCGCCACCGGGGCCGATGCTCTTCTCCGGCCTGCCCGCCCATTCGACGGTACGCACCTGCTCGGGGCGGAACCACAGCAGGTAGTGGGAGTGGATCTTCGAGATCGCCACCGCCAGCACCCCGCCCACATGCGTGGCCAGCTCGGGCAGCTCGTCGATGTCGCGGCCGATGTTGTCGGTGTGGAAAACCTCCTGGCCGCCGCGCCGGGCGAGCCAGTGCACCAGGGCATCGACCTGTGCCCGGGGTGGCGTCTGCCCCACCAGGTCGCAATTGGCCGCCGAGATGATCGCCGCGCCACTGGCACGGGCGAAGTCCAGCAGGGCGTCGGGCATCGCCAGCAGGCCGGCGGCGACGCTGTCGCGGTCGGCCATCGCCGAGAGCAGGCTCACGATGTGCTGGCGCAGGCCGAGCAGGCGCTGCGTCTGGCCGTGGGCCTCGCGGGTCTCAATCTGCAACGACAGCACGCTGCCCAGCAGCTCGCAGGCGGTGCGCGTCTGGAAGCCCACCGCGCGCGGCTGCTCGTCATGGCAGGAGATCAGGCCCCAGAGCCGGCCGCGCACGACGATGGAAATCGACATCGACGCCAGGGTGCCCATGTTGCGCATGTACTGCAGGTGCACCGGGGAAACGCTGCGCAGCGCGGAAAAGCTCAGGTCGAGCGGCTTGCCGCTCAGCGGGTTGGCCTGGGGCCGCAGGGGCGAGGGTTGGTAGTTGGCGTCCTCGATCACGCGGATGCGGTTGGCACAATAGAGCGCACGGGCCTGCTGGGGGATGTCCGCGGCGGGGAAGCACAGGCCGAGGTAGCGCGGGTAGCCGGGGTCGGCCTCCTCCGCCAGCACCAGGCCGTTGCCCTCGGCATCGAAGGAATAGGCCTTGACCCGGCCGAAACCGGTGACGCGCTTGACCTCCTCCACCGCGCGCCGGCAGAGCGCCTCGATGCTGTCGGACTCCTGCAGGCGGCTGATGAAGCTGCGCACCAGCGGATAGAAATTGCCGTAGGCGGTGGCCACGTCACTGGCCGGCTCGAACTCCGCGATCAGCACGCCGTCCCAGCGGTGCGCCATCATCGCGATCGGCTGGCCCGCACGGCTGCCGATGGCGAAACGCACGTCGCCGAGATGGAAGGGATTGGTCTCGTCGTCCGCCAGGGTGGCCAGGCGCGCCAGCAACGGCGGCACATCCGCCAGCAGTTCGTCGAGGTGGCGGCCGAGCAGGTCCTCGACCGCCAGCCCCAGCCACTCGCGCACGTTCTCGCTGGCCTGCAAGACGCGGCCGGCGGCCTCGTCGAACACCAGCATGAAGCCGTGCGGCTGGATGCTGCCGGGGATGTGGATGGGCTCCCGGGCGCAGTTCTCGCT from Pseudomonas tohonis includes:
- a CDS encoding MerR family transcriptional regulator, yielding MKIGKLAKRSGLAASRIRFYEASGLIRAQRLGNGYRDYPEETLHVLEIIGCGQQAGFSLEEMRSLMPGADLRIGDHDRLLAGLRAKVAEIEIVQQRLAQSRERLLQTIASIEGKPEGMDCAENAKRVMDQWRERNGKGTKEAAS
- a CDS encoding biliverdin-producing heme oxygenase, with the translated sequence MSLRQFLRDAGAPWHARVDCAYSAFCLESRSGYGDFLQAHARALLALEPAMEAAGIERLLDDWPQRRRREALCRDLQALHLPIPETAAVVLTADAGTLWGLAYVLEGSRLGSRLLASRVRQAAWPGAATALCYLGHGDGLPLWPWLSR
- a CDS encoding hybrid sensor histidine kinase/response regulator: MPQKPLNLLLVEDSSRDAELALLTLERSGLLVESTLVYNHRGVEEALLRTQYDLILCDFILPGSSGAQALEVARRLAPKTPFIFLSGVFGEEHAVEMMRQGAIDYVLKQNLSLLPKAVTRALAEVHERKRRLMAEEALMEVEVRARLAIDSARMGMWDYQPEDDRVIWDERCKALYELPQDAEISLRTFLDRCHPKDRPLLERRMNEALSNDSGNDYQAEYRLQLPGGRERWVQTSGRAFFEEGRCVRFIGVLQDISEQKYATEALQRLNEMLGERVERRTRERDRTWELSRELLAVLRFDMTPIALNPAWEETLGLTRQQLTRVQLWQLIHPDDIDATLCEAENIASGNVSTRFVNRMRHKDGEYRWLSWTIVPDEGLMYAAVRDITSERAVMDELASANAQLREQIRERERVEAALQQLQRLEAVGQLTAGVAHDFNNLLTVILASTTFLERDLARGNFERSQGRLQNIKEAGERGAKLTGQLLAFARRQRLEPVEVNLNDTVRGLLDMLQRTLGGSIWIDTDTAPDLWRALVDPTQTEMIILNLAINARDAMPAGGTLRLSTSNQVVSQAPQRPEDPEPGPYVVLAITDTGSGMSDEVVAKAFEPFFTTKEVGKGSGLGLAQVFGFAKQSGGGVSIETCEGQGTTVKVFLPCIQTDAGEAPAELHLPAEPPLEGPRRTILLVDDDDNVREVTASLLDALGYRVREAQSGARALELLDEGVDLLLTDFAMPSLNGAELARLARQRYPALPVLYITGYAELDDLDVSDSVIVQKPFRDDELATKLSAALKRHVA
- a CDS encoding response regulator, producing MLKPILLIEDNPRDLELTLVALERSQLANDVIVLRDGAEALDYLFRRNDHAQRADGNPAVMLLDLKLPKIDGLEVLKAVRDTPELRSIPIVMLTSSREEPDLQRAYELGVNAYVVKPVEFKEFVAAISDLGIFWAVLNEPPPGSLRLQRRPGS
- a CDS encoding ATP-binding protein — translated: MTPSDSDEALAIASENCAREPIHIPGSIQPHGFMLVFDEAAGRVLQASENVREWLGLAVEDLLGRHLDELLADVPPLLARLATLADDETNPFHLGDVRFAIGSRAGQPIAMMAHRWDGVLIAEFEPASDVATAYGNFYPLVRSFISRLQESDSIEALCRRAVEEVKRVTGFGRVKAYSFDAEGNGLVLAEEADPGYPRYLGLCFPAADIPQQARALYCANRIRVIEDANYQPSPLRPQANPLSGKPLDLSFSALRSVSPVHLQYMRNMGTLASMSISIVVRGRLWGLISCHDEQPRAVGFQTRTACELLGSVLSLQIETREAHGQTQRLLGLRQHIVSLLSAMADRDSVAAGLLAMPDALLDFARASGAAIISAANCDLVGQTPPRAQVDALVHWLARRGGQEVFHTDNIGRDIDELPELATHVGGVLAVAISKIHSHYLLWFRPEQVRTVEWAGRPEKSIGPGGALNPRHSFERWQETVRGFCAPWDPLEIEGVTELRSAVLGIVLRKAEEMAQLAGELKKSNKELEAFSYSVSHDLRAPLRHIAGYAELLGEFEGGRLSERGLRFLDHIGESARFAGTLVDNLLSFSQMGRAALRFSDVDLQALVEAIRNEMAPDVEGRRIEWRTDGLPVIIADAAFLHLAMRNLLSNAVKYSRDRNPAIIEVSARFEGDEVIVAVSDNGVGFDMDYAGKLFGVFQRLHRMEEFEGTGIGLASVRRIIERHDGRVWAEGRVDEGATFFFSLPLRGQEIPSRNA